The Streptomyces sp. WZ-12 genome segment ATCCGGCTATCACAAGATCGGCGATTGGGTCAGCGCCTACCGCGTCACCGCTGCCTGACTCGCGTGCCGGGGTCGGGGGCTAGCCGCCGTGCCGCCTCGCTCCCCTGCCTCGACAGGCGTTGAGCCTGCCTGTGAGAAGCTGCGGCCCGCAAGCACCTGAGGGGCTTGCGGGCCGCCGCGCACCCAGCACGCTCCCTTTGCGGCCGGCACTGGCTGAGTGATCCAGATTTACCCAATCCCGTTGAAGCGCGCCGCAGTTCGAGATCGGTCGGTAGCCGCTGGGCGATGGCCAAGAAGTGATCTCAACTGTGAGGTAGGTGCCTGCGGAGGAACGGTGTTGCCGGACGGCCCCGTTTCCTGCGCCGCGGCGAGGCGGGCGGCCCGGACCGGATGCTCAGGCCCCGGCCGGGCACGCGAACACCCCGGTCGTCCGGCGCGGGCTGTCCCAGGTGATCACGGTGCTGCCGGTGGCCGGCAGCGCACGGACGTAGGTGCCCGCGTAGCCCTCGTCGGTGAGGAACACGCCCCAGGTGGCGAACCAATCCTCGACCGCTCCGGTGTCCGGGTCACAGACCGGCTCCGGCCGCGGCGGGGCCTTGCGCTGGATCACGAAGTTGCCGCCGACGGCCGCCCGTACCGCCCGGGTCCATTCCCGGTCGGTCGCCTCCCAGCCCGCGACGATGCCCTCGCCCCGGAGCGCGTCGTTCGGCTTGAGGATGAGGTCGGCGCGGTGTGCGCGGCAGTAGTCGGTCAGGTCGAGCTGGTCGCCGGCCACCTCGACGTGCCGCTCGGTGGTGCTGCGCGTCCACGGCAGCAGTTCGTCGATCAGTGCCAGCTCCGCCTCGGTGAAGGCGGCTCGCAGCCGGGGGGCGGAGAGCAGCGGGAGGACGGCCTTGCTGTCGTACAGGCAGCTGGACAGCGGGGTGACCAGCGCAGTGCGGCCGTCCTGGTGGGCCCGGAGCACCGGTTCGAGCAACTCCTCGCCGGACGGGTGCGCGGTGATCTGATCGAGCGTCACATAGCGCAACAGCACGTCGACGGGTGTGTCGCCGAGGTGGATCTTGCCGCGCCGCACGCTCAGTTGACCCAGTTCGGCCAGGCGCAGGTCGATGCCTCTGGCGCGCATGCTCTCCTGGAAGGGGCGGATGTGGGTCCCGTATCGCGCGATCCGGCCGTCCATCTCCAGCAGCGCGATGACCGGGGCGTCCGCGTCGGAGACGGTGGCGGCGGCTCGTGTCAGCATCCGGGCGACCGCGTCGCAGGTGTCCACGTGGCCGAGGCCGTGCTCCCGCGCGAACGCCCGGAAGCGGTCGTCCGCCAGCAGCGCCCGCGGGACCTCGCCGGCCCGGTCCACCCCGCCGAGCTCGCTTCCCACGTTGAACTCCAGCAGTTTCCAGCCGGTGCCGACCTGGTGCAGGTCGGCACGGCCGTACAGCGGCGCGGGGGTGCCGTGGGCGCGGCCCAGAATCCGCGCCCGCCGCCCGGTGAGGCCGAGCGCCGCGCAGTACGCGGCCACATCGCCCGCGAACAGCCGTTCCGGTAGCGCGGTGAGCAGGGCGTGGAAGGCGGTCAGCCGGTCGGCGAGCCGGTGGATCGCGGCGCGGTCGACGAACAGCGGGCGGCCGAGCAGGCTCCCGGCGTGGGCGGCGGAGAGGTGCGGCGGGAAGCGCAGCCAGCGGTTGACGGCGCGCAGGCCCGCCGGGCCCTCCCGTACGCAGGCGTCGAGGTAGGCGGTGGTGACGGGGTGATGGTCGTGGCTCATGAGGCGGCGATGTCTTCGTAGAGGGTGGGGACCTTGCCGCGGCTGGTGCGTGCGAACCGCGCCGGATCGGCCCGCTCCACGGTGAACCCGGTGCAGCGCGGTCCGGTGATGACCGCGTGGATCTCCAGGCCGCCGGCGAACGCCGCCGCCACCGCCTCGGTGGTGACGCCCGGCGGCACGGCGGGCGACACCAGGAGCCGCACCCGATAGCGGTTACCCTCCCACCGCACCTGCAACTGGCAGTCGGCGGGGTCGGTGATGCCGAGTGCGGCGAGCCGGCCCATCATGTGGTCGGTGTCGAAGGTCTCGGAGTCCACGGTGAGCGACTGCGCGGTCCGGCCGAGCAGGGTGAGGACACGCGCCCGGCTCCCGCACCCGCACGGCCGTGCGGACAGCCGCCCGCGGTCGCCGATCCGGTAGCGGAACAGTGCCATGCCGGTGTCGCTGAGCGGTGTGACCAGGACCTCGCCGGCCTCCCCCGCGGGCAGCGGCTCCCCGCTCTCCTCGTCCACCACCTCCACCACGACGGCGTCCTCGTGCACATGGTGCTCGGTGCCGCTCTGGTGGGCGCACTGGTAGCCGATGCAGCCGGTCTCGGTGGTGGAGTAGGCGAGCGACCGCACCGCCAGCTCGGGCAGGGCCGTGGCGACCGCCTTCGCGCGTTCGGTGCCGAGACCCTCCCCGATGTAGAGGAACGTGCGCAGCGCGGCGAGTCGGTCCGCCGGCACCCCGGTGAGGATGTCGACGCCGAAACCGGGGGCGGCGATCAGGGTGTCCACCGCGTGCTCGGCGAGTACCTCGGCGGTCTGCCCGACGCCCATGGTGCTGCCGATCGGGAACGCCCGTGCGGAGCAGAGCCGGATGACCTCCTGGGCGAAGAGGAAGGCGCCGTTCAGCTCGGCCGAGAGCAGACAGTTGGCCACCCGGCCGAGCGGGCGGCGCGCGCCGGCCTGTACGCCGCGGGCCCCGAGCGCGGACACCTGCTCGTTGAACTCCCAGGAGTGGTACATCACTTTGAGGGTCCGGGAGGTGCCGCCGGAGCGGATCACCATGCCGGGCCCGTCGCCGCCGAGCAGGAACTCCGCCGAGTGCGGCGGCCGGCCGGCCGCCAACTCGGCGGGGGAGAGCGGCGGTAGCCCGGACAGCCCGGCGAAGTCCCGCACGGAGGTCAGCCGGGGCCAGCGTCGCAGCACCGCGGGGGTGCTGCGGGCCGCGTCCAGCATCCGGTCGAGGTTGTGCCGTCGCAGCCGTTCGATCTCCTCGCGGTCCAGCACGTCCAGGTCTTCCGCGAGCCGGATGCCGCTGGTGGGGTTCATCATGGACCTCCGTGGGGTGGGCCGGCTCCGAGCCGGTTCGGTCGGGGACGGGCGCGGCGGTTTCGGCGCCGCGCGCCGCCGTGGGTCACGGTGTGTCGGGCGTCGGCGTGCCGTGCTCCGGGTCGGGCGCGTCCATGTCGCGCCAGATCCGGAAGAGGAACGGGCAGACGCTGATGGCCAGGCAGACCCCGCCCAGGACGTACGCGGCGGCGGCCGGCCCCATGCCGTCGAGCAGCGCGCCGGCGAGCAGCAGGCCCAGCGGCATCGCCGCGTTGGCCGAGGCGCTGAAGGCGGCGAAGACCCGGCCGCGCAGGGCGAGTGGGACCCGGGCGTACTTCACCGCCGCGATCACCGGGTTCACCGGCCCGTTGGCGATCATGAACAGGGAGACCAGCGGCACCAGCAGCAGCGGGTGCGGATTGAGGGCGACGACCCCGTAGACCGGGGCGCCGGAGACCAGGAAGCAGACCGAGAAGGTGCGCCACCGTTGCCCGCCGCGGCTCAACCAGCCGTACAGCACGGTGCCCAGGATGCTGCCGCCGCTGGCCGCGCCGATCAACACGCCCACCAGGGTGCTGTTGTGCCACACCGACACCCCGTACGCCGGCAGCAGCACCGACAGCAGGCCGCTGGTCAGCGCGTTGACCGCGGCACAGGCGGCGCCGAGGGCCAGCAGCAGCCGGTCCCGGCGGAACTGGACCGCGGTCTTGGCCAGTTCGCGCAGATAGCCGCGCGCCCCCGCGGCGGCAGCGCCCTCGCCGACCGGGGCACCAGTCACCAACAGGCCGACCAGCAGCGCCGACACGATCAGCGCGGTGCCGTCGGCGATCAGCACCGAGGTGGGCCCGACCAGCGCGATCAACACCCCGCCGAGCGGCGCGCCGAGCAGGTCCCCGGTGCGCAGCGCCGTCTCCTCGGCGCTGGTCGCGCGCTCGACCCGGATGCCGGTGGCGCCGATCACGGCGGGCAGCAGCACCTGCTTGGCACTGCGCGCGGGGGCCCGGCTCGCGCCGACCATGAAGACCAGCCCGACGAGCACCGGCAGCGACAGCACCCCCAGCGCGTCCGCCAGCGGGATCGCCAGCACCGCCAGACAAGTGCACAGGTCGGCCAGTACGCTGCCGCGCCGGGCCCCGTACCGGTCCACCAAAGGGCCCGCGCACAGCAGCGACAGCACCAGGCCGAGCGTCTCCGCGGCGGCGACCAGCCCGGTCTGGGTGCCGCTGCCCGTCCGGACCAGGACGAACCACGGCACCGCGATCAGCGTCATGGTGGCCCCGAGCGAGGACGCACCGCTCGCGACCACCAGCGCGGTCAGCGGCATGCTGCGGAACACCGGAACTCCCCCTGGAACGCCCCTCGTCGCAGCTCCCGCCGGACGGTGCTGTCGGGACTGCTAGCATCCTCGAACTGTTCATCGCGCGATAACCGGAACCCGTCACCGTGGAGCCGCCGCATCATGGATCGGATCACCACCGAACGGCTCGTGCTGCGCCCGTTCACGCCCCAGGACCTCGATGAGCTGTACGACCTGCACCGCCGTCCTGACGTGACGCGCTACCTGCTGTGGAACGCACGGAGCCGGGAGGAGACGGGCACCGCCCTCGCCACCCGCTGCCGGGAGTCCGAACTGGCCGCCGAGGGCGACAACTTGGCGATCGCCGTGACACTGCGCGCGAGCGGGCGCCTGATCGGCGAGTTCAACCTGCACTGGCTGAGCGCCGAACTGGGCCGCGCCGAGATCGGGTTCCTGCTGCACCCCGACCACTCCGGCCACGGCTACGCCACCGAGGCCGGCCGCCAGGTGCTGCGGCTGGCGTTCGAACGGTACGGCTTCCACCGGGTGATCGGGATGTGCAACGGCAACAACACCTCGTCGATGCGGCTCATGGAGCGGCTCGGCATGCGCCGCGAGGCGTTCTTCGTCCAGGGCGAGATGCTCAAGGGCGAACGGGCCGACCTGGCCGTGTACGCCCTGCTCGGCGCGGAGTGGGAGACCACCCCGCCGGGCGTGCCCGCCCCCGGCCTGCCCAGCGCACGCGGCTGACTCGTCCCGCGCCGGGCCATTGACGGCCCGGCGTCCGCCGGCGGTCAGCCGACGTCCAGGGTCCAGGCGACCGCGTCGGTGTCGCAGGCGCGCAGATAGCCCGCCAGTTCCGCGTACTTGGCGCGGAGCTGCCGCTTGAGCACCTTGCCGGTCACTCCCTGAGGGAAATCGGCGTCCGTGCGCGCCAGTTCCAGCACGGACAGCTCCTGGTGGCCGGCCTCGCGCAGTACCTTGTTGGCCGAGGCGAGCACCGTCTCGGGGCGGGGTCGGGCCTCGCCGGTGGTGACCACCGCCACCAGCACGTTCATGCCGTCGAGGCAGCCACCGACCACGGCGCAGTCCGCGAGCACCGGGAGCTCGTTGAGCAGGAACTCCTCCATGTGGACCGAGTGCGCGATGCCCTCGGCGGTCTCGACCGCGTCCACGGCACGGTCCAGTTGGTAGAAGTACCCGGCCTCGTCCTGGTAGGCGAGGTCGCCGGAGAGCCAGTACCCGGAGAGCCGGCTGCGGTAGGTGGTGTCGGAGTCGTTCCAGTAACCGGCGGTGACGGTCGGGCCGCTGACGCCCAGCAGCCCCACCTCCCCGGCGGTGGCCCGGGTGCCGTCCCGGCGCAGCACCACGACCTCGGACAGCGCGTCCGGGCGGCCGATGCAGCGGTCGTTGCGCTGCGAGCTGAGCGAGCGGGGGTGCACCATGACGCCCCAGCCCAACTCGGTGGCGCCGAAGCGGTCGTAGAAGACGGCGGAGGGGAGTCCCGGGTCGCGGCGGCCCAGGATCGTTTTCAGGTGGGCCTCGTGGATGGCGTCGCCCATCGTCACCCAGCTGTCCACCGAGTCGAGCGCGCCGGGCTGGGCCTCGATCTCGGCCAGCTCCGCGAAGGCGTGCGAGAAGGCCATCACGGTGGTGGGGCGGTGCGCGCCGATCGCCGCCACGAGTTCGGCGCCGCTGGGGTCGTAGAGGGCCACCATCGGCGTGCCGGCCAGCAGCGCGTAGTTGACGTACACCACGGAGCCCAGGTGCGACTGCGGCTGCGCCGCCATCATCAGCTCGTGCGGCTCGTCGGTGGCGTGGGTGAGCCGGAAGCGCGGCCCGGCCACACTGGAGGCGTGGGTCTGCACCACCGGCTTCGGCACGCCCGTCGTACCGGAGGAGTGCAGGATCGAGACCGGGTCCTCCGGCGCGTGCCGGAACCGCGCCCGGTCCGGGAGTTCGGCGGCCTCCGGCGCCGGCACGTCCTCGGCCAGCTCCGTCCAGCGCGGGCCCGGCAGCCGTGCCAGGTCCTCGCCCAGGGCCGCGAGGCGGGCGCGCGTGGTGTAGAGGCCGACCGGATCGGTACGGCGGATCAGCGCGAGGGCCGCCTCGCGCGGGGCCTTGCTGTTGATCAGTACCGCGATCGCCCCGATGCGCACCAGTGCGTGCAGGTGCACCGAGTAGGCGAAGGAGTCCGTGAGGTGGACCGCGACCCGGTCGCGGGGTCGTACGCCCCTGTCGAGATACCACACCGACCAGCTCTGTACGAGCCGGTCGAGCTCGCGGAGGCTGAACTCGCTGCGGAGGGTGCCCTCGCAGGTCGCCAGCGGGCGGGCACAGGTGAGGAACGGGAGGTCGGGGGCCGGGCTGTGGGCCAGCGCAGACTCCAGCACATTGCCACCGCCCAGGCCGGGATCGGCGGCCAGCCTGGCCCGGAGACCGGCGGGCAGGAGGGTGCGCGCGGACAAGGTCATCGATGAGCCCTTCCATGTCGGTGCCGACAACGACCGTATGCCTGGCGGCGGTTGGCGCACCACGACTCTCTTGCGCAGGGCGTGCGGCGATTGTTGCGCCACGCCACGTTTCTTGCCCTGCTACCCGCCGCGGGCCCGTCGTCGGCGGACCGACGGGTACACCTGGGAGGGCCCTGCCGACCAAGCACGAGGAGACCCCGGTGGCGACGACGGAGCCGACCCAGCCCGAACGACAACTCGCGGACCTGCGCGCCGAGTTGGACGCACTCGATGCGCGGCTGCTCGACGTGGTGCGCGAGCGCATCGAGGTGTGCGTGCGGATCGCGCACCACAAGTCCGCGCACGGCGTGCCGATGATGCAGCCGCACCGCATCGGCGTCGTCCAGGAGCGCGCCGCGCGCTACGGCGAGCGCCACGGCGTCGATCAGGAGTTCCTGCGCCGGCTCTACGACCTGATCATCGAGGAGACCTGTCGGGTCGAGGACCTCGTCATGGGCAACAGGCCCTAGGGAAAAGGGAAAGCGGATTTCCGGCCGTTTCTGGAGGGTTGCCGTGCCATGCGGACTTTGCTCATAGACAACTACGACTCGTTCACCTACAACCTCTTCCAACTGCTCGGCGAGGTGACCGGTCGCGCGCCCGTGGTGGTCAGGAACGACGCCGAACTGCCGGACCGGCTGACCGAACGCTTCGACGGCATCGTCGTCTCGCCCGGCCCCGGCAACCCCGCGCGCGCCCGCGACTTCGGCATCAGCGCGCGAGCCGTCAAGGAGAGCGGACTGCCCGTCCTGGGGGTGTGCCTGGGGCACCAGGGGATCGCCCAGCTCTTCGGCGGCACGGTCGGCCTCGCCCCGGAGCCGGTGCACGGACGCAGCTCCCTCGTCCACCACACCGGCGAGGACCTCTTCGCGGGGCTGCCCTCGCCGTTCTCCGCGGTGCGCTACCACTCGCTCGTCGTCACCGAACTCCCCGACGACCTGGAGCGCGTCGCCTGGACCGCGGACGGCCTGCTGATGGGCCACCGGCACCGGCGGGCGCCGCTGTGGGGAGTGCAGTTCCACCCCGAGTCGATCGCCAGCGAACACGGCCGGCAGTTGCTCGGCAACTTCCGCGACCTCGTGCTCGGCACCTCCGCCGGGGCTCCGACGGCCCCGCCCGCGCCCGCCGCGCCGCCCGCCGCCGCGCCGCCGGCGGACGCGTCCCTGCGGCTGCACGTCCGGAACGTCCCCCACGAGCCGGACGCCGAGACCGCCCACCGGGAGCTGTTCGCCGGCTCCGCCCGCTCCTTCTGGCTGGACAGCAGCGAGACCGACTCCCGGCGCGCACGCTTCTCCGTCATGGGCGACGACCGCGGACCGCTCGCGGAGTACGTCAGCTACGACGTCACGACCACGACCGTGACGGTCCGCCGCGCAGGCGGCATCGTGGAGCACGTCCGCCGGGGCTTCTTCGACTACCTCGCCGACCAAC includes the following:
- a CDS encoding GNAT family N-acetyltransferase — its product is MDRITTERLVLRPFTPQDLDELYDLHRRPDVTRYLLWNARSREETGTALATRCRESELAAEGDNLAIAVTLRASGRLIGEFNLHWLSAELGRAEIGFLLHPDHSGHGYATEAGRQVLRLAFERYGFHRVIGMCNGNNTSSMRLMERLGMRREAFFVQGEMLKGERADLAVYALLGAEWETTPPGVPAPGLPSARG
- a CDS encoding MFS transporter, whose translation is MFRSMPLTALVVASGASSLGATMTLIAVPWFVLVRTGSGTQTGLVAAAETLGLVLSLLCAGPLVDRYGARRGSVLADLCTCLAVLAIPLADALGVLSLPVLVGLVFMVGASRAPARSAKQVLLPAVIGATGIRVERATSAEETALRTGDLLGAPLGGVLIALVGPTSVLIADGTALIVSALLVGLLVTGAPVGEGAAAAGARGYLRELAKTAVQFRRDRLLLALGAACAAVNALTSGLLSVLLPAYGVSVWHNSTLVGVLIGAASGGSILGTVLYGWLSRGGQRWRTFSVCFLVSGAPVYGVVALNPHPLLLVPLVSLFMIANGPVNPVIAAVKYARVPLALRGRVFAAFSASANAAMPLGLLLAGALLDGMGPAAAAYVLGGVCLAISVCPFLFRIWRDMDAPDPEHGTPTPDTP
- a CDS encoding chorismate mutase family protein produces the protein MATTEPTQPERQLADLRAELDALDARLLDVVRERIEVCVRIAHHKSAHGVPMMQPHRIGVVQERAARYGERHGVDQEFLRRLYDLIIEETCRVEDLVMGNRP
- a CDS encoding class I adenylate-forming enzyme family protein, giving the protein MTLSARTLLPAGLRARLAADPGLGGGNVLESALAHSPAPDLPFLTCARPLATCEGTLRSEFSLRELDRLVQSWSVWYLDRGVRPRDRVAVHLTDSFAYSVHLHALVRIGAIAVLINSKAPREAALALIRRTDPVGLYTTRARLAALGEDLARLPGPRWTELAEDVPAPEAAELPDRARFRHAPEDPVSILHSSGTTGVPKPVVQTHASSVAGPRFRLTHATDEPHELMMAAQPQSHLGSVVYVNYALLAGTPMVALYDPSGAELVAAIGAHRPTTVMAFSHAFAELAEIEAQPGALDSVDSWVTMGDAIHEAHLKTILGRRDPGLPSAVFYDRFGATELGWGVMVHPRSLSSQRNDRCIGRPDALSEVVVLRRDGTRATAGEVGLLGVSGPTVTAGYWNDSDTTYRSRLSGYWLSGDLAYQDEAGYFYQLDRAVDAVETAEGIAHSVHMEEFLLNELPVLADCAVVGGCLDGMNVLVAVVTTGEARPRPETVLASANKVLREAGHQELSVLELARTDADFPQGVTGKVLKRQLRAKYAELAGYLRACDTDAVAWTLDVG
- a CDS encoding AMP-binding protein, which produces MMNPTSGIRLAEDLDVLDREEIERLRRHNLDRMLDAARSTPAVLRRWPRLTSVRDFAGLSGLPPLSPAELAAGRPPHSAEFLLGGDGPGMVIRSGGTSRTLKVMYHSWEFNEQVSALGARGVQAGARRPLGRVANCLLSAELNGAFLFAQEVIRLCSARAFPIGSTMGVGQTAEVLAEHAVDTLIAAPGFGVDILTGVPADRLAALRTFLYIGEGLGTERAKAVATALPELAVRSLAYSTTETGCIGYQCAHQSGTEHHVHEDAVVVEVVDEESGEPLPAGEAGEVLVTPLSDTGMALFRYRIGDRGRLSARPCGCGSRARVLTLLGRTAQSLTVDSETFDTDHMMGRLAALGITDPADCQLQVRWEGNRYRVRLLVSPAVPPGVTTEAVAAAFAGGLEIHAVITGPRCTGFTVERADPARFARTSRGKVPTLYEDIAAS